In one window of Paraflavitalea soli DNA:
- a CDS encoding pectinesterase family protein: MLKSIAFLMFVLTLTHTYAQNPEYPPTVTVAQDGSGNYKTIQEAINSVRDLAYQRVTIHIKKGVYHEKVVVPSWKTRITLLGENKDSTIITGNDFSGKPLPGGKDRVGRDKFSTYTSYTLLIEGNDFIAENLTIENTAGRVGQAVALHVEADRVIIRNCRIIGNQDTLYAAKENSRQYYQDCYIEGTTDFIFGEAIALFKNCTIKNLVNSYLTAAATRQQQPFGYVFIDCKLIADTAARKVFLGRPWRPYAKTVFIHCEMGSHINPQGWDPWKGDSMFPDKEKTIFYAEYESSGPGANPTARVAWSRQLSAKEARQYTIPNILGGRDRWDPLNLH, from the coding sequence ATGTTGAAATCGATTGCCTTCCTGATGTTCGTCCTGACGCTTACCCACACCTATGCGCAAAACCCCGAATACCCACCTACTGTCACCGTGGCGCAGGATGGCAGCGGCAATTACAAGACCATTCAGGAAGCCATCAATTCCGTACGCGACCTCGCCTATCAACGCGTTACCATCCATATTAAGAAAGGCGTATACCACGAAAAAGTAGTCGTGCCTTCCTGGAAAACCAGGATCACCCTACTGGGTGAGAATAAAGACAGCACCATCATCACCGGCAATGATTTTTCCGGTAAACCCTTGCCCGGGGGAAAAGACAGGGTAGGCAGAGATAAATTTTCGACCTATACGTCCTATACCTTGCTCATAGAAGGAAATGATTTCATAGCAGAGAACCTCACCATCGAAAATACAGCCGGCAGGGTAGGACAGGCCGTGGCCCTCCACGTAGAAGCCGATAGGGTCATCATCAGGAACTGTCGTATCATCGGCAACCAGGATACCCTCTATGCCGCCAAAGAAAACAGCCGTCAGTATTACCAGGATTGTTACATAGAAGGCACTACCGATTTCATCTTTGGCGAGGCCATCGCCCTCTTTAAGAACTGTACCATTAAGAACCTCGTCAATTCCTACCTTACTGCCGCAGCCACCAGGCAGCAACAGCCATTTGGATACGTATTCATCGATTGCAAACTGATCGCCGATACAGCCGCCCGCAAGGTCTTCCTCGGCCGTCCCTGGCGGCCCTATGCCAAAACCGTATTCATCCATTGTGAAATGGGCAGCCATATCAACCCCCAGGGCTGGGATCCCTGGAAAGGGGATAGCATGTTTCCTGATAAAGAAAAAACAATCTTTTACGCAGAATATGAAAGCAGCGGCCCCGGGGCCAATCCCACAGCCAGGGTAGCGTGGTCAAGACAACTTTCAGCCAAAGAAGCCCGTCAATACACTATCCCAAACATTTTAGGAGGCCGGGATCGTTGGGACCCTCTAAACCTTCATTGA
- a CDS encoding TCR/Tet family MFS transporter yields MQKSNKAAIGFIFVTLLIDVMGWGLIIPVMADLIAQLKGIPVNEASTYGALLLSVFAITQFVFAPVIGNLSDRFGRRPILLFSLLGFGIDYIVLALAPSYGWLFLGRVIAGITGASFTTATAYIADVSTDETTRAKNFGMIGAAFGLGFVLGPALGAFLATWGIRAPFYAAAALCLINCLYGYFLLPESLSKENRRPFDWKRANPFGSLKFLTRHPEIGGLAFSFFLIYLGSQSVQGNWNFFTIYRFGWTEKMVGISLAVVGVLVGAVQGGLTRVVNPKIGNEKSIYLGLSLYTLGLILFAFATQTWMMFAFLIPYCLGGICGPSLQSVISGHVPSNQQGELQGALTSLMSLTTIIGPLIMNGTFAYFTSGKAPFHMPGIHFLIGAACMLLSIFITYKVLTKEKKEHPELKEVIAGKGKLTDTPVH; encoded by the coding sequence ATGCAAAAATCGAACAAGGCAGCCATTGGATTTATTTTCGTTACACTACTCATTGATGTAATGGGATGGGGATTGATCATTCCCGTGATGGCCGATCTGATAGCACAGCTAAAAGGGATACCTGTCAACGAAGCCAGTACTTATGGCGCCCTCTTACTGTCCGTTTTTGCCATCACACAATTTGTATTTGCACCCGTTATCGGTAACCTCAGCGACAGATTTGGCCGCAGGCCCATCCTGTTGTTCTCCTTATTAGGCTTTGGTATTGATTACATCGTATTGGCCCTCGCACCTTCCTACGGATGGTTATTCCTTGGGCGCGTGATCGCCGGCATTACAGGCGCCAGCTTTACCACAGCTACTGCCTACATTGCAGATGTGAGTACCGACGAAACCACCCGCGCCAAGAATTTTGGTATGATCGGCGCAGCCTTTGGTTTAGGCTTTGTACTCGGGCCTGCACTGGGCGCATTCCTGGCCACCTGGGGTATCAGGGCGCCTTTTTATGCAGCCGCAGCCCTTTGCCTGATCAACTGTTTATATGGATATTTCCTGCTTCCCGAATCACTAAGCAAAGAGAACCGCCGCCCCTTCGATTGGAAACGTGCCAATCCCTTCGGCTCCCTTAAATTCCTTACCAGGCACCCCGAGATCGGTGGTCTTGCATTCAGTTTTTTCCTCATCTATCTCGGCAGCCAGTCCGTACAGGGCAACTGGAATTTCTTTACCATTTACCGCTTTGGGTGGACCGAAAAAATGGTGGGTATTTCCCTCGCAGTAGTAGGGGTGTTGGTAGGCGCCGTACAAGGTGGTCTCACCAGGGTCGTTAATCCTAAGATTGGTAATGAGAAGAGCATCTACCTTGGCCTTTCATTGTATACATTGGGATTGATCCTTTTTGCCTTCGCTACACAAACCTGGATGATGTTTGCTTTCCTCATTCCATATTGCCTCGGCGGTATCTGTGGACCTTCTTTGCAATCTGTTATATCAGGTCACGTGCCTTCCAATCAGCAGGGCGAACTGCAGGGAGCACTCACCAGCCTCATGAGTCTTACCACTATCATCGGGCCACTCATCATGAACGGCACCTTTGCATATTTCACCTCCGGCAAAGCACCCTTTCATATGCCGGGTATACATTTTCTGATCGGAGCAGCCTGTATGCTGCTGAGCATCTTTATCACCTACAAAGTATTGACAAAGGAAAAGAAAGAACATCCCGAACTCAAAGAAGTAATTGCCGGCAAAGGCAAACTGACCGACACCCCCGTGCATTAA
- a CDS encoding NlpC/P60 family protein codes for MAWSDLIATCGTQQTMQRAKSALKHNTIYKLGKGGFDPTKPMTLQCDCSGFIAWAIGIPRELPPKSNKWLSTDQYWAGGKPVKAGLFTQKDLASEATIGDLLVYPDSGGHQGHISVISAIKNSKPSLIIHCSSGNFKNFGDAIRETDPSIFLAGNHKTRLMRINYDLFKNMVK; via the coding sequence ATGGCATGGTCAGACCTCATTGCTACCTGCGGTACGCAGCAAACAATGCAAAGAGCGAAAAGCGCTTTAAAACACAATACCATTTATAAATTGGGAAAAGGAGGCTTCGATCCCACAAAGCCAATGACCCTCCAATGCGATTGCTCAGGATTCATAGCCTGGGCCATTGGTATTCCCCGTGAGCTGCCACCCAAAAGCAACAAATGGCTAAGCACCGATCAGTATTGGGCCGGAGGCAAACCCGTTAAAGCCGGTTTGTTCACCCAAAAAGACCTGGCCAGTGAAGCAACCATTGGCGACCTCCTTGTATATCCCGACAGTGGCGGCCACCAGGGACATATATCTGTGATCAGTGCTATAAAGAACAGCAAGCCCAGCCTCATCATCCATTGTTCCAGTGGCAACTTTAAGAATTTCGGTGATGCCATCCGCGAAACCGATCCCTCCATTTTCCTGGCAGGCAATCACAAGACAAGGTTGATGAGGATAAACTACGACCTGTTTAAAAACATGGTGAAATAA
- a CDS encoding pyridoxamine 5'-phosphate oxidase family protein, with the protein MTTTKFYNQPETLESANLIKQQILALGSALFFTENESLLKLPVHVINNVQVDDQNRIWFLIQRPTQALTEFDQELPAKLDFFKKGISYYIKIKGTASIVDNVAKVNGLTGNNEENKDLVAICVKIRTIDYFDTGVKPTLSWFQQSKQQLSSLFS; encoded by the coding sequence ATGACCACCACAAAGTTTTACAATCAACCGGAGACATTGGAATCTGCTAACCTGATCAAGCAACAGATCCTGGCATTGGGATCGGCTTTGTTCTTTACTGAAAATGAATCTCTGTTGAAATTGCCCGTACATGTGATCAACAATGTACAGGTGGATGATCAGAACCGCATCTGGTTCCTGATCCAACGGCCTACGCAGGCGCTTACTGAGTTTGACCAGGAATTGCCTGCCAAACTGGACTTCTTCAAAAAAGGTATCAGTTATTATATAAAGATCAAGGGTACAGCTTCGATTGTAGATAATGTGGCTAAAGTAAATGGACTGACGGGTAATAACGAGGAGAACAAGGACCTGGTAGCGATCTGTGTGAAGATCCGTACAATCGATTATTTTGATACCGGCGTGAAACCTACTCTTAGCTGGTTTCAACAGAGCAAACAACAATTGAGCAGTTTGTTTTCATAA
- a CDS encoding MBL fold metallo-hydrolase codes for MSILQPARKQGNKFQNPVPTTVMVPGGMGRVLAAYLRNKNEVVPKHLPGPFHTDTSIYNTPPATGLRITWLGHSTLLIEIEGKRILTDPVWSNRASFSAFVGPKRFFAPPLALKDLPPLDAIIISHDHYDHLDAPTIRWFSHSQVPFYCSLGVGRYLQQYGVGTRRITEMDWTNQATIANELTLTALPARHFSGRGLLNRFQTLWSSFAIRSSHHNIYYGADSGWHSGFAEIGQAYGPFDLTMLEIGASSPFWTDIHMGPIRAAEAHQALQGKLLMPIHWGTFNLALHPWNEPIQTLIKTAAAKGIQLFAPQPGDPITVTGQPYINPWWETNSGK; via the coding sequence ATGAGTATATTACAGCCAGCCCGCAAACAGGGGAACAAATTCCAGAATCCTGTTCCTACCACCGTCATGGTGCCCGGCGGCATGGGTAGAGTACTGGCAGCTTATTTAAGGAATAAGAACGAAGTAGTACCGAAGCACCTGCCCGGTCCTTTCCATACCGATACCAGTATATACAATACCCCGCCTGCAACCGGCCTGCGCATCACCTGGCTGGGCCATTCCACCCTGCTCATTGAAATAGAAGGAAAACGCATCCTTACCGACCCCGTATGGAGCAACCGGGCCTCTTTTTCCGCCTTTGTAGGCCCCAAACGTTTTTTTGCGCCGCCCCTGGCCCTGAAAGACCTGCCGCCCCTGGATGCCATCATCATTTCCCACGATCATTACGACCACCTCGATGCCCCAACCATCCGATGGTTTTCTCATAGCCAGGTGCCTTTTTATTGCTCCCTGGGCGTTGGACGTTATTTGCAGCAATATGGAGTAGGGACCCGGCGCATTACCGAAATGGATTGGACCAACCAGGCTACCATCGCCAACGAGCTGACCCTTACCGCCCTGCCCGCCCGCCATTTTTCAGGCAGGGGATTGCTCAACAGGTTCCAGACCCTCTGGTCCTCTTTTGCCATCCGCAGCAGCCATCACAATATCTATTATGGCGCTGATTCCGGCTGGCACAGTGGTTTTGCAGAAATAGGGCAGGCTTATGGCCCCTTCGACCTCACCATGCTCGAAATAGGGGCTTCCAGTCCTTTTTGGACCGATATCCATATGGGGCCTATCCGTGCGGCAGAAGCCCACCAGGCCCTACAGGGAAAGCTCCTTATGCCCATACATTGGGGTACTTTCAACCTGGCCCTCCATCCCTGGAATGAACCCATTCAAACCCTTATCAAAACAGCTGCAGCGAAAGGCATTCAGCTTTTTGCCCCTCAACCGGGCGACCCCATCACGGTCACCGGACAACCCTATATCAATCCCTGGTGGGAAACAAATAGTGGTAAATGA
- a CDS encoding ABC transporter ATP-binding protein, which yields MKHLKAINKYFWKYRWRLGLGILFIIVSNYFAILAPQVTGYVFEVVQRSLGVVMKDRHHAEYDWLVNRFISFAEQYKGISVVALCGIVILVLALIRGIFMFLMRQTIIVMSRHIEFDQKNEVFQHYLKLDLNFYKTHNTGDLMSRISEDVSRVRMFTGPAIMYLINLITLIGLALYYMIKKDGLLTLYVLAPLPILAITIYVVNNIIHKKSEHIQSLLSDLTTNAQQSYSGIRVIKSFVQEDAMYGFFEKNSEDYKRSAIGLAKMEAIYFPSMTLIIGLSTIFTIMIGGIYAIYGTHNVDISTIAEFVMYINMLTFPVSAIGWTASMIQRASASQKRLNEFLDTPSAINNPAKALSPALQGHIVFNQVDFVYPNTGIQALSKFNLSIGKGQKIAIIGHTGSGKTTIAQLLLRMYDPTAGSISIDGVPISSMDLQSLRRQISYVPQDVFLFSDTIANNISFGLGETPEPVVQQAARYASVEKEIQGFHGGYATMIGERGVTLSGGQKQRISIARALIKDPQIVVFDDCLSAVDAKTEKEILGNLSLFLKEKTAIIITHRIFTLFDFDMIVVIEDGTIREMGTHNDLLSRNGYYTYLYEQQQQEREETTEEN from the coding sequence TTGAAGCATCTAAAGGCCATCAATAAATATTTCTGGAAATACCGGTGGAGACTGGGACTGGGTATTCTTTTTATTATCGTATCCAACTACTTTGCCATCCTGGCACCCCAGGTCACAGGATATGTTTTTGAAGTAGTACAACGCTCCCTGGGCGTGGTCATGAAAGACCGCCACCATGCAGAGTATGACTGGCTGGTCAACCGGTTCATCAGCTTTGCCGAACAATACAAAGGCATTTCCGTAGTGGCCCTTTGTGGCATCGTAATCCTCGTATTGGCCCTCATTCGTGGCATCTTTATGTTCCTCATGCGGCAAACCATCATCGTCATGAGCCGCCACATCGAATTTGACCAGAAGAATGAAGTGTTTCAGCATTACCTGAAGCTGGATCTTAACTTCTATAAAACACACAACACGGGCGACCTCATGAGTCGCATATCCGAAGATGTAAGCAGGGTACGTATGTTTACCGGGCCAGCCATCATGTACCTCATCAACCTCATTACACTCATCGGCCTGGCACTTTACTACATGATCAAAAAAGATGGACTGCTCACTTTATACGTATTAGCGCCATTGCCCATCCTCGCTATTACCATTTATGTAGTGAACAATATCATCCACAAAAAAAGCGAACACATACAGTCCCTCTTATCCGACCTCACCACCAATGCCCAGCAATCCTATTCCGGTATACGCGTCATTAAATCTTTTGTGCAGGAAGATGCCATGTATGGCTTCTTTGAAAAGAACAGTGAAGACTATAAACGCAGTGCCATTGGACTGGCAAAGATGGAAGCCATCTATTTCCCTTCCATGACACTGATCATTGGCCTCAGTACCATTTTTACCATCATGATCGGTGGTATTTATGCCATCTATGGTACCCACAATGTAGACATCAGCACCATTGCCGAATTTGTAATGTACATCAACATGCTCACCTTTCCCGTGAGCGCCATCGGGTGGACGGCCAGCATGATCCAGCGGGCATCCGCCTCCCAGAAAAGGCTCAATGAATTTCTCGATACCCCATCTGCCATTAACAATCCGGCGAAGGCCCTGAGCCCCGCCTTGCAGGGACATATCGTGTTCAACCAGGTCGATTTCGTATACCCCAACACCGGTATCCAGGCCCTCTCCAAATTCAACCTCTCCATCGGCAAAGGCCAAAAAATTGCCATCATCGGCCACACAGGATCCGGCAAGACCACCATTGCACAACTGCTCCTGCGCATGTATGATCCCACAGCAGGCAGCATCAGTATTGATGGTGTACCCATCAGCAGCATGGACCTGCAAAGTCTGCGCAGGCAGATCAGTTATGTCCCCCAGGATGTCTTCCTGTTCAGTGATACCATTGCCAACAACATCAGCTTTGGACTGGGTGAAACGCCCGAGCCCGTTGTTCAGCAGGCTGCCCGTTATGCCAGTGTGGAAAAAGAGATACAGGGCTTTCACGGCGGTTATGCCACCATGATTGGTGAAAGAGGGGTTACACTCAGCGGCGGACAAAAACAACGTATCTCCATTGCCCGCGCCCTCATCAAAGATCCGCAGATCGTTGTATTCGATGATTGCCTCAGTGCAGTAGATGCGAAAACCGAAAAGGAGATACTGGGCAACCTTAGCCTGTTCCTTAAAGAAAAGACCGCTATCATCATTACGCATCGGATTTTTACTTTATTTGACTTCGACATGATCGTCGTTATTGAGGATGGTACCATCCGGGAAATGGGCACACATAATGATTTACTGTCACGTAACGGTTACTACACTTATTTGTATGAGCAACAACAACAGGAACGTGAGGAAACGACTGAGGAAAATTGA
- a CDS encoding DUF3276 family protein: MTVAYENNDKRMESVYSKRIRAGKRRTYFFDVRATRGNDYYITITESRKKFNENGYDRHKIFLYKEDFNKFLKALTEAVDYVKTDLMPNFDFDAYNHDQVAEGEEGENVSVDAEGAEEVITASAAVVTPVSNVPAPTVADAGDEVDKW; encoded by the coding sequence ATGACTGTGGCGTACGAAAACAATGACAAACGAATGGAAAGCGTTTACAGCAAACGCATCAGGGCCGGGAAAAGAAGAACTTACTTCTTCGATGTGAGAGCTACCCGCGGTAATGATTACTACATCACCATTACAGAGAGTCGCAAGAAATTCAACGAAAATGGTTATGACAGGCACAAGATCTTCTTGTACAAAGAAGACTTCAACAAGTTCCTGAAAGCCTTAACCGAAGCGGTGGATTATGTGAAAACAGACCTGATGCCCAACTTTGATTTCGACGCCTATAACCATGATCAGGTAGCCGAAGGCGAAGAAGGAGAGAATGTTTCTGTAGATGCTGAAGGTGCTGAGGAAGTGATCACAGCAAGCGCCGCCGTCGTTACACCCGTAAGCAATGTGCCTGCTCCTACAGTGGCCGATGCCGGTGACGAAGTCGACAAATGGTAA
- the pgi gene encoding glucose-6-phosphate isomerase, which yields MLPTIKPHRTKAWGKLEEHYKKISKSHLRELFADDPERFHKFSLQLEDILFDYSKNRITEKTVQHLLDLAEECELDKAISSMFSGDTINATEGRAVLHTALRNFSGQPVYTGGKDVMPDVQAVWQQMRSFCERVHSGAWTGYTGKKIRSIVNIGIGGSDLGPYMVTEALKPYWLEGMQVYFVSNVDATHIAETLKKVNAEETLFLIASKTFTTQETMTNALTARAWFLQSAVEEAHVAKHFVALSTNEKEVTKFGIDKANMFGFWDWVGGRYSLWSSIGLSIALTIGYDNFEQLLKGGHATDHHFRTTPFDKNIPVIMALVGLWYTDFFGSQTEAILPYDQYLHRFAAYFQQGNMESNGKSVDRKGKPVSYATGPVIWGEPGTNGQHAFYQLIHQGTVLIPCDFIAPAISHNPIGDHHAKLLSNFFAQTEALMNGKTGKEVAAELEKAGKSEEEIEALTPFKEFAGNRPTNSILIKKITPYTLGQLIALYEHKIFVQGVIWNIFSFDQWGVELGKQLANNILPELENDKPVKGHDASTNGLINAWKKMKQ from the coding sequence ATGCTACCAACTATTAAACCACATCGTACGAAGGCCTGGGGCAAGTTAGAAGAGCATTATAAGAAGATAAGCAAATCGCACCTGCGGGAATTGTTTGCTGATGACCCCGAGCGTTTCCACAAGTTTTCGCTGCAACTGGAGGACATCCTGTTTGATTATTCCAAGAACAGGATCACGGAAAAGACTGTACAGCACTTGCTGGACCTGGCAGAGGAGTGTGAACTGGACAAAGCGATCAGTTCGATGTTCAGCGGCGATACGATCAATGCTACTGAGGGTCGCGCTGTATTACATACTGCCTTGCGTAATTTTTCCGGTCAACCGGTTTATACAGGTGGCAAGGATGTAATGCCTGATGTGCAGGCTGTGTGGCAACAAATGCGCAGCTTTTGTGAGCGGGTGCACAGTGGCGCCTGGACAGGCTATACAGGCAAGAAGATCCGTTCTATTGTCAATATAGGTATTGGTGGCAGCGACCTGGGGCCTTATATGGTGACGGAGGCGCTGAAGCCTTACTGGCTGGAAGGCATGCAGGTGTACTTTGTATCGAATGTAGATGCTACACATATTGCAGAGACCTTAAAGAAGGTAAATGCCGAGGAAACGCTTTTCCTGATCGCGTCCAAGACCTTCACTACGCAGGAGACGATGACGAATGCGCTTACTGCACGCGCCTGGTTCCTGCAATCGGCTGTAGAAGAAGCACACGTTGCGAAGCATTTTGTGGCGCTCTCCACCAATGAGAAAGAGGTGACCAAATTTGGTATTGACAAGGCCAATATGTTTGGTTTCTGGGATTGGGTAGGCGGCCGTTATTCACTGTGGAGTTCTATCGGTCTGTCAATAGCGTTGACGATCGGATATGATAATTTTGAACAATTACTGAAAGGCGGTCACGCTACGGACCATCATTTCCGTACTACGCCCTTCGATAAGAATATACCGGTGATCATGGCGCTGGTAGGCTTGTGGTACACTGATTTCTTTGGCTCACAAACTGAGGCTATCCTGCCTTATGATCAATACCTGCATCGCTTTGCTGCTTATTTCCAGCAAGGGAATATGGAAAGCAATGGCAAGAGTGTAGACCGCAAAGGAAAGCCGGTGAGTTATGCTACGGGGCCTGTGATCTGGGGTGAGCCGGGTACAAATGGACAACATGCATTTTACCAATTGATACACCAGGGCACGGTGCTGATCCCTTGTGATTTCATTGCACCGGCGATTAGTCATAATCCTATTGGCGACCATCATGCCAAGCTGTTGTCGAATTTCTTTGCCCAAACGGAAGCGCTCATGAATGGAAAAACGGGTAAAGAAGTGGCTGCAGAATTGGAGAAAGCAGGTAAAAGCGAAGAAGAGATCGAAGCGCTGACCCCATTCAAAGAGTTTGCCGGCAACCGGCCTACCAACTCCATTTTGATCAAAAAGATCACGCCTTATACGCTGGGTCAACTGATCGCTTTGTATGAGCACAAGATATTTGTACAAGGGGTGATCTGGAATATCTTCAGCTTTGACCAATGGGGGGTGGAACTGGGTAAACAATTGGCTAATAATATCCTGCCTGAGCTGGAGAACGATAAACCGGTGAAGGGACATGATGCCTCTACCAACGGATTGATCAATGCCTGGAAAAAAATGAAGCAGTAG
- the ltaE gene encoding low-specificity L-threonine aldolase codes for MIVDLRSDTVTRPTPAMLDAMLKAPVGDDVFGEDPSVNKLESMAAALFGMEAALYCPTGTMSNQVGIKVHTQPGDEVICDRTAHVYQYEGGGIAFNAGAQVRLLDGEHGRISAQQVLQAINPDDVHKARTSLVCLENTANRGGGSCYDLASIQQIRKVCDDHQLHLHLDGARLFNALVARGESARQHGELFHSISVCLNKGLGCPVGSILMGPAAFIKKGRRIRKVFGGGMRQAGYMAAAGIYALENHVERLATDHQHAQMLADALRQSGFTAGILPVETNIVIFEVKANRTAADIVERLKENHIRAIAIAPTQIRLVLHLDITREMVEHTVKVIGQL; via the coding sequence ATGATAGTTGACCTGCGATCTGATACGGTAACCCGCCCTACTCCGGCCATGCTGGATGCGATGCTGAAAGCCCCTGTTGGTGACGATGTATTTGGAGAAGACCCTTCTGTCAATAAACTGGAGAGCATGGCTGCTGCCCTGTTTGGCATGGAAGCGGCCTTGTATTGCCCTACGGGCACTATGTCGAACCAGGTGGGGATCAAAGTCCATACGCAGCCCGGCGATGAGGTGATCTGCGACAGAACGGCCCATGTGTACCAATATGAAGGTGGTGGTATTGCTTTTAATGCCGGCGCCCAGGTAAGACTGCTGGATGGCGAACATGGCAGGATATCGGCGCAACAGGTATTGCAGGCGATCAATCCCGATGATGTACATAAGGCGCGTACCTCGTTGGTGTGCCTGGAGAATACCGCCAATCGTGGCGGTGGTAGTTGTTATGACCTGGCTTCCATTCAACAGATACGGAAGGTATGTGATGACCATCAATTGCACCTGCACCTGGATGGGGCGCGCTTGTTCAATGCCCTGGTGGCAAGGGGTGAATCGGCCCGGCAACATGGCGAATTATTTCACAGTATATCGGTATGCCTGAATAAGGGACTGGGCTGCCCGGTGGGTAGTATCCTGATGGGCCCGGCGGCCTTTATCAAAAAAGGCAGACGGATCCGCAAAGTATTTGGTGGTGGTATGCGGCAGGCGGGCTATATGGCAGCAGCGGGAATTTATGCGCTGGAAAACCATGTAGAGCGGCTGGCGACTGACCATCAGCATGCCCAAATGCTGGCAGATGCGCTGCGGCAATCGGGCTTTACGGCCGGGATATTGCCGGTGGAAACGAATATTGTGATTTTTGAGGTAAAGGCGAACCGTACCGCTGCTGACATTGTTGAGCGTCTTAAGGAAAACCATATACGGGCCATTGCTATTGCCCCTACCCAGATACGCCTGGTGCTGCACCTGGATATTACCAGGGAGATGGTAGAGCATACGGTGAAGGTGATCGGGCAGCTGTGA